The genome window GGTGCGGATCCCCGACGAGCGGGTCGGCGGGGCCGGGGTGCTCAAGGACCTGCCTGGCCTGCGGTGCCTCGAGCTGGCCGACGCCGTCACCCTGATGATCACCATCAGCGACAACACGGCCACGAACGCGGTGATCGAGGCGGTCGGCTTCGAGGCGATCGGCGAGCTGGCCGCGGAGCTCGGCTGCGAGGGCACGCAGGTCCAGCGGCTGCTCATGCGGGTGCGGGACCCCGGCCGCAACACCACCTGCGCGCTGGACCAGGCCCGCATCCTCGACGCCCTGGCCAGGGGAACGGTCCTCTCGCCGCAGCTCACCGATCACGCGCTGGGTGTGCTGTCGCGGCAGCAGGTCCGGGACCGCCTGCCCGCGCTGCTGCCGGAAGGCGCGCGGTGCTGGAACAAGACCGGCGAGATCGACGGTTCTCGCCACGATGTCGCGCTGATCGGCGACCAGGAGCGCCCGCGCGCGGTGGTGGCGGTGCTCGTTGACGAGCTGGCCGACCACCGCGCGGGAGTGGATCGCATCGCCGGTCTCGGGCTCAGGGTCTACGCGGCGCTGGACTGATCAGGCTTCTGCCACCTCGACCTCGACGGCATAGGAACGCGACTCGCCCGGCTCCAGCACCGGCAGCTCGCCCGCGGCGCGGGCCTCGGCGCGGCCACCGATCACCCGGCAGTTGGCGGGCTCGATTCCGAGCACGTAGGTCCCGGCACCGAGCATCTTCCACTGGAACAGCCCGGGAAGCCGCCTGGTGTCGAAGCGGATGGCCAGCGACAGTCCCAGATCCGGGTTGAGCAGCCGCGCCTCTGCCGGTCCGGCCTCGGCGAAGTCGTGGCGGAAGACCTGTTCGGCGAAACCCGGGCTGGGCGCGGTGAAGGTGTCCCAGGCGTCGAGCCCGCGCTCGGCCTCGGCGTCGCGCGCGACCGGTTCGGCTCCGGGGATGCGAAGGACGCTGGCCCCGTCGAGCAGCGGCCAGCCGAGGTTCATGTGGTAGAGCACCATGTGCGGCTGCGGCTGGAAGCCCTCGTTGGTCACGGTGTCGGTGACGGTGACCGCGCGCGAACCCAGTTCAGTGGTGATGGCGCGGTCCAGCACGATGTTCTCGCCGAACAGCCGGGTCTGCCGGAGCCTGCCGGTGACCTCCAGCCGCCCGTCGGCCACGGTGTTGACCTGCTGGGCGGCGAGTCCGCTCGCCCTGCCGTGCAGTCCGAACTCCTGGCCGTCGTCGGTGGCGGGAGCGCCGAACTGGTCGAGGCCGCAGGTGGTGAGCAGTCCTCCGCCGAAGGTGCGTTGCCAGCCGGTGCCCCCGTGCTCGACGTGCCCGGGCCCGACGTGTCCGGCGGGGGAGATCCAGGCCAGCGGCACACCCCGGAAGCTCGCCGCCCCGATGTCGAGGCCGCGGTCCGGCAGCACGTCGAACACCAGGCCCGACCCGGTGCGCACCTGGTATCGGCGGGCGCCTCTGGCCGGTCCGTCCTCCTCGCAGAACCGGTCGATGCCGGCCACCTGGGCCGGTGATCCCACGTACTGCCGCAACCGCTCGGGTGACTGGTCGTCCAAGTACCACACGCGGCCGATCCTGCCACGTACCGGCGTTCCGGCCGCCAGGCGGACACCGGCTGGTGCGGAGGCGGCGGTGCCGGTGGCGAGCGGGACAAGCGGCCGCGCCGCTTCGAAGATCGAAGACGAGCGCTCAGACGATGCGACCGTCCACAACGGTCATGTCGACGCCGCACAGCCCGATCTCGTCGGCGGGCAGGGAGAACGGGTCGTCCTCGAGCACCACCAGATCCGCCGCCTTGCCGAGCTCGATCGTGCCGACCTCGTGCTCGACGTGGTTCACCCACGCGCTTCCCGCGGTGTAGGCGGCCAGCGCGTCGACCAGGTCCAGCCCCTGTGCGGGCAGGAAGGGGTCGTCGTCGCCGGGCTCGCGGCGGTTGACCGCGACGTGCACCGCCCGCATGGGAGAAGCGTCCGACACCGGCCAGTCGCTGCCCGCGGCGAGCACGGCGCCCGCGGCGCGCAGCGACCGGAACGGGTACTGCCATCCCGCCCGGCGGTGCCCCAGGTGCGGCACTGTCAGCTCGGTCATCGCCGCGTCGTTGACCGCCCACATCGCCTGGATCGTGGCGGCCACGCCGAGCTCGTGGAAGCGCGGCACGTCGCTGGGCTGCACCACTTGCACGTGCGCGATCTGGTGGCGCAGGTCGTTCATGCCGTTGACGGCACGCGCCGCCTCCACCGCGTCCAGCGTGTCGCGGATGGCCCGGTCGCCGACCGCGTGGAAGTGCAGCTGGAAACCCTCGGCGTCGAGCAGCCGCACTGCGCGCGACAGCGCGTCCTGCGTCAGGTAGGACAGTCCGCTGCCGTGGCCGCCGACGTAGGGCAGCAGCATCGCGGCGGTCAGGTTCTCGCAGACACCGTCCTGCATGATCTTGACCGCCTCGGCCCGGAAGCGCTCGCCGCGTGCCTGCTCCCGCCGCGCGAGCAGTTCGGGGATCTGCGACTCGTCGCGATCGCGGTCCCACCACAGCGCGCCGCGGACGCGGGCGGTGAGCAGCCCCCGCCGGTCCAGGTCCACGTAGGTCCCGAGCGTGTCGGCATAGCCGAGGTAGGGGCCGATGATGGCGTCGTGCCAGCTCGTCACGCCGAGCGAGTGCAGCACCCGCTGCCCTTCGAGCAACCCCTCCCGGTACTGCTGCTCGGTGGTCGCGGGCACGACGCGGGAGACCAGCGCCGTGGCACCTTCGTGCAACGTACCGGCCGGACCGCCGTCGCGGTCGCGTTCCACCCGGCCGTCCCGCGGATCCGGCGTGTCGCGGTCGACGCCGGCCAGCCGCAGCGCCGCGCTGTTCACCCAGGCTCCGTGGTGGTCGCGGTTGACCAGGTACGCCGGACGATCTCCGGTCACCGCGTCGAGCGCCTCGCGCGAGGGCGTGCCGCCGGGGAACTGCCCCATGTCCCAGCCGCCGCCCAGCACCCACTCGGTGTCGGGGCGCGACCGCGCGTATTCGCCGATCCGCCGCAAGCAGTCCTGCGCGTCGGCACTATCGGTCAGGTCGCAGCGCAACCGCTGGAGCCCGCCGTAGACGGGGTGCACGTGCGCGTCGTGGAACCCCGGCAGCAGCAGCCGCCCGCGCAGGTCCACGACCTCGGTGGAAGTCGCGATCCGGGCGCGCACGTCCGGCCCACCGAGCGCCACGATCCGTCCGCCGCGCACCGCGACCGCGTCGGTGCCGGACCGGGCGGAGTCCATTGTGGCCACCGGACCGCCCACGAAGGCCAGCTCCGCGGGCCCGCCGTCACCACTTCGCGATGGACTGTTGCGCATGTCCGTCTCCCACGTCCGCGGTCATTGTGGCAGCCGCAGCCGGTGCGGACCGGCGGATCAGCCCTGGGCCTCGCCGGTGATCAGCGCGACCGCCATCTCGCGCGTCCGCTCGTCGACCTCGGGCAGCCGGAAGCCGGCGCCGCGGATGTGGGCGAGCAGGTCCGGCTCGGGGGCGACGCCGTGCGCGCGCAGGTAGTAGCCGGCCGCGCCGGGCCAGATCCAGCGCCCGTCGGTGTGGAAGGTCAGCGGGACGGCGGGGCCGCGCTCCGGGTCGAGCTTGTCGGCGTCGTAGCTGCGGGCGGCCAGCACGATCGGCGCGCGCTCGAGGTAGGCCAGCACCTGTTCGTGGTCCTCCGGGCCGACCGAGGGCCGCTCTGTGATCGGACGGCCGTTGCTGTCGAAAACCTCCGCGGTGCGCAGGGCGGGGTCTGCGGCGGGAGCGCCTGCCGCCCGGGCCAGCCAGGCCGGGATGTTGGCCGCGGCCCTGGGGTACTGCCGCAGTTCCTCGGCATGGGCCTCGCCGTCCGGCGCGGCGCGCCAGGCCGGCTCGAAGTCACCGTTGAAGTCGACGCTGTAGCTGCCCGGCCGCTGCAGCCGGTACAGCGCGCTGATCCAGGTGCCGCGCTCGGGCCGGTACATGCCGTGGCGCAACCGGGTGAAGGGTTCGGTGGCGTCCGCGGGGGCCGCGATCGGCACGACGGTGCCGTTGGGCGCCAGCAGTTGCGCCACGAGTTCGCTGTGCGGACCGATCGCGCGGTACTCGACGGTGGCCTCCTGCCAGCCCGGCGGGAGAGCGCGCACGATCACCCGGCCGATCTCCTGGATGAGCTGCTGCTGCGCCGCCTCGTCCAGTGCACCCGGCGGGTTGTTTGGTCCCGGTTGGCTCATGCCTGCATCCTCCCAGTGCGGCTCCGACCGCGGGAGCCGTTTCACGCAAGTCCGGTTCTGCCGTCCGCGCGGGCGGTCCGGGCGTGCGGCGCCGGTTCGCCGGATCGGCCGATCCCGTGCCGTAGCGGGCCCGGCCACCGCCGCGTGCAGAAGCTTAAGCCCCCTTCCGAGTGACGTGTCATGGCCAGTTGCCGCAGTGCTCCACCATGGTGAAACCGCAGGTCAAAGCGCTG of Saccharopolyspora erythraea contains these proteins:
- a CDS encoding serine hydrolase, yielding MGFADRLREALEPGWADFPGRVGFAAWNLDEREPVLFGARRVVNPASTIKVLVMLTALREVQRGGLALDTEVRIPDERVGGAGVLKDLPGLRCLELADAVTLMITISDNTATNAVIEAVGFEAIGELAAELGCEGTQVQRLLMRVRDPGRNTTCALDQARILDALARGTVLSPQLTDHALGVLSRQQVRDRLPALLPEGARCWNKTGEIDGSRHDVALIGDQERPRAVVAVLVDELADHRAGVDRIAGLGLRVYAALD
- a CDS encoding aldose 1-epimerase family protein, which translates into the protein MWYLDDQSPERLRQYVGSPAQVAGIDRFCEEDGPARGARRYQVRTGSGLVFDVLPDRGLDIGAASFRGVPLAWISPAGHVGPGHVEHGGTGWQRTFGGGLLTTCGLDQFGAPATDDGQEFGLHGRASGLAAQQVNTVADGRLEVTGRLRQTRLFGENIVLDRAITTELGSRAVTVTDTVTNEGFQPQPHMVLYHMNLGWPLLDGASVLRIPGAEPVARDAEAERGLDAWDTFTAPSPGFAEQVFRHDFAEAGPAEARLLNPDLGLSLAIRFDTRRLPGLFQWKMLGAGTYVLGIEPANCRVIGGRAEARAAGELPVLEPGESRSYAVEVEVAEA
- a CDS encoding amidohydrolase codes for the protein MRNSPSRSGDGGPAELAFVGGPVATMDSARSGTDAVAVRGGRIVALGGPDVRARIATSTEVVDLRGRLLLPGFHDAHVHPVYGGLQRLRCDLTDSADAQDCLRRIGEYARSRPDTEWVLGGGWDMGQFPGGTPSREALDAVTGDRPAYLVNRDHHGAWVNSAALRLAGVDRDTPDPRDGRVERDRDGGPAGTLHEGATALVSRVVPATTEQQYREGLLEGQRVLHSLGVTSWHDAIIGPYLGYADTLGTYVDLDRRGLLTARVRGALWWDRDRDESQIPELLARREQARGERFRAEAVKIMQDGVCENLTAAMLLPYVGGHGSGLSYLTQDALSRAVRLLDAEGFQLHFHAVGDRAIRDTLDAVEAARAVNGMNDLRHQIAHVQVVQPSDVPRFHELGVAATIQAMWAVNDAAMTELTVPHLGHRRAGWQYPFRSLRAAGAVLAAGSDWPVSDASPMRAVHVAVNRREPGDDDPFLPAQGLDLVDALAAYTAGSAWVNHVEHEVGTIELGKAADLVVLEDDPFSLPADEIGLCGVDMTVVDGRIV